The Diospyros lotus cultivar Yz01 chromosome 15, ASM1463336v1, whole genome shotgun sequence genome has a window encoding:
- the LOC127792244 gene encoding uncharacterized protein LOC127792244 has product MKKLYGKAKGKVHPSPPVIADRLSLLPATILTLAAALSPEDKQVLAYLISCSGACSSTSSGHRPQFHCNCFSCYMSYWVRWDSSPNRQLIHEILDAYEEGLFKKRLKAKKERGKRVCISPEGGEKGRAGEAETAEVGGEGEGGGQGGEVGVEKGPVRKLVSFIGERIWGVWGI; this is encoded by the coding sequence ATGAAGAAGCTCTACGGGAAAGCCAAAGGTAAAGTCCACCCCTCGCCGCCGGTCATCGCCGACCGCCTCTCCTTGCTTCCGGCTACAATTCTCACCCTCGCGGCGGCCCTCTCCCCGGAAGACAAACAAGTCCTGGCCTACCTCATCTCCTGCTCCGGCGCCTGCTCCTCCACCTCCTCCGGCCACCGTCCTCAGTTCCACTGCAACTGCTTTAGCTGTTACATGAGTTATTGGGTCCGCTGGGACTCCTCGCCGAACCGCCAGCTGATTCATGAGATTTTGGATGCTTATGAAGAGGGGCTGTTTAAGAAGAGGCTGAAAGCAAAGAAGGAGAGAGGGAAGAGAGTTTGTATCTCGCCGGAGGGCGGCGAGAAGGGCCGCGCCGGAGAGGCGGAGACGGCGGAGGTCGGCGGCGAAGGGGAGGGTGGGGGACAGGGTGGTGAGGTGGGGGTGGAGAAGGGTCCGGTGAGGAAGCTGGTGAGCTTCATTGGGGAGAGGATTTGGGGCGTTTGGGggatatga